The following proteins are encoded in a genomic region of Glycine soja cultivar W05 chromosome 17, ASM419377v2, whole genome shotgun sequence:
- the LOC114392905 gene encoding plasma membrane ATPase 4-like, whose protein sequence is MGGISLEEIKNENVDLERIPIEEVFEQLKCSRAGLTSEEGGNRLQVFGPNKLEEKKESKFLKFLGFMWNPLSWVMEAAAIMAIALANGGGRPPDWQDFVGIIALLVINSTISFIEENNAGNAAAALMAGLAPKTKVLRDNRWSEQDAAILVPGDIISIKLGDIIPADARLLEGDPLSVDQSALTGESLPVTKSPSDEVFSGSTVKKGEIEAVVIATGVHTFFGKAAHLVDSTNQVGHFQKVLTAIGNFCICSIAVGIVIELIVMYPIQHRRYRDGIDNLLVLLIGGIPIAMPTVLSVTMAIGSHRLSQQGAITKRMTAIEEMAGMDVLCSDKTGTLTLNKLSVDRNLIEVFAKGVEKEYVILLAARASRTENQDAIDAAIVGMLADPKEARSGIREVHFLPFNPVDKRTALTYIDSDGNWHRASKGAPEQIITLCNCKEDVRRKVHAVIDKFAERGLRSLGVARQEVPEKSKDSPGGPWQFVGLLPLFDPPRHDSAETIRRALNLGVNVKMITGDQLAIGKETGRRLGMGTNMYPSSALLGQDKDASISALPVDELIEKADGFAGVFPEHKYEIVKRLQERKHICGMTGDGVNDAPALKKADIGIAVADATDAARSASDIVLTEPGLSVIISAVLTSRAIFQRMKNYTIYAVSITIRIVFGFLFIALIWKFDFAPFMVLIIAILNDGTIMTISKDRVKPSPLPDSWKLREIFATGVVLGSYMALMTVVFFWAMKDTNFFSNKFGVRPLSDSPDKMMAALYLQVSIISQALIFVTRSRSWSFVERPGLLLLGAFFIAQLVATFIAVYANWSFARIKGMGWGWAGVIWLYSVVTYIPLDLLKFAIRYILSGKAWDNLLENKTAFTTKKDYGKEEREAQWAAAQRTLHGLQPPETSNLFNDKNSYRELSEIAEQAKRRAEVARLRELHTLKGHVESVVKLKGLDIDTIQQHYTV, encoded by the exons GTTTGAGCAGCTGAAATGTTCAAGAGCAGGTCTAACATCAGAGGAAGGGGGCAATCGGCTTCAAGTCTTTGGACCAAACAAAttggaagagaaaaaa GAGAGCAAGTTTTTGAAGTTCTTGGGTTTTATGTGGAACCCCTTGTCTTGGGTTATGGAAGCTGCTGCTATAATGGCCATTGCTTTGGCAAATGGAGGAGGAAGGCCACCAGATTGGCAGGACTTTGTCGGAATTATCGCGCTGCTAGTGATCAACTCCACAATTAGTTTTATTGAGGAAAACAATGCTGGCAATGCTGCTGCTGCTCTTATGGCTGGTTTGGCTCCCAAGACTAAG GTACTAAGGGATAACCGATGGAGTGAACAAGATGCTGCAATTTTAGTACCAGGAGACATAATCAGCATCAAGTTAGGAGATATCATTCCGGCCGACGCTCGTCTTCTTGAGGGTGATCCTTtgagtgttgatcagtctgctCTGACTGGAGAATCACTCCCTGTAACAAAGAGTCCCTCGGATGAAGTGTTTTCGGGATCAACGGTCAAGAAGGGTGAGATAGAAGCAGTTGTGATTGCTACTGGGGTGCACACCTTTTTTGGCAAAGCAGCTCATCTGGTGGACAGCACCAACCAAGTTGGACACTTCCAGAAAGTGCTTACAGCAATTGGTAACTTCTGCATTTGCTCAATTGCGGTTGGAATCGTCATCGAGCTCATAGTCATGTACCCGATTCAGCACCGCAGGTACAGGGATGGAATTGACAACCTGTTAGTGCTCTTGATCGGAGGAATTCCCATTGCCATGCCAACTGTGTTGTCTGTCACTATGGCTATTGGTTCCCACAGGCTTTCTCAGCAGGGTGCCATCACAAAAAGAATGACAGCTATTGAGGAAATGGCAGGCATGGATGTCCTATGCAGTGACAAAACCGGGACTCTCACCTTGAATAAGTTGAGTGTTGACAGAAACTTGATTGAGGTGTTTGCTAAGGGTGTTGAGAAAGAGTATGTTATTCTTCTCGCGGCAAGAGCTTCTAGGACTGAAAATCAAGATGCCATAGATGCTGCAATTGTTGGAATGCTTGCTGACCCAAAGgag GCACGTAGTGGTATTAGGGAGGTACATTTCCTTCCATTCAATCCTGTAGACAAGAGGACTGCACTGACCTACATTGATTCTGATGGAAATTGGCATAGAGCTAGCAAAGGGGCTCCTGAGCAG ATAATCACCCTCTGCAACTGCAAAGAGGATGTCAGAAGAAAGGTTCATGCAGTAATTGATAAGTTTGCCGAGCGTGGACTTCGGTCTCTAGGTGTTGCAAGACAG GAAGTAcctgaaaaatcaaaagatagtCCTGGTGGACCATGGCAATTTGTTGGTCTGCTACCATTGTTTGATCCTCCCAGGCATGATAGTGCCGAAACCATTAGAAGGGCTCTGAACCTTGGTGTGAATGTTAAGATGATTACTG GGGATCAGCTTGCCATTGGAAAGGAAACGGGCCGAAGGCTTGGAATGGGAACAAACATGTACCCTTCATCTGCATTGCTTGGCCAAGACAAGGATGCTTCTATTTCAGCTCTTCCAGTTGATGAGTTGATTGAGAAGGCTGATGGATTTGCAGGAGTATTTCCTG AACACAAATATGAAATTGTTAAGAGGCTGCAAGAGAGGAAACATATATGTGGAATGACGGGAGATGGTGTAAACGATGCCCCTGCATTAAAGAAAGCAGATATTGGAATTGCTGTTGCTGATGCTACAGATGCTGCTAGAAGTGCTTCTGATATTGTCCTCACTGAACCTGGTCTGAGTGTCATTATTAGTGCAGTGCTCACCAGCAGGGCAATTTTCCAGAGGATGAAGAACTATACT ATCTATGCTGTCTCAATCACCATTCGTATTGTG ttTGGTTTCTTGTTTATTGCGTTGATCTGGAAGTTTGATTTTGCACCCTTCATGGTTTTGATTATTGCCATACTCAATGATG GTACCATTATGACTATATCCAAGGATAGAGTGAAACCATCTCCACTTCCTGATAGCTGGAAACTGAGGGAGATATTTGCTACTGGAGTTGTGCTAGGAAGTTACATGGCACTAATGACAGTAGTATTTTTCTGGGCAATGAAAGATACCAACTTCTTCTCG AACAAGTTTGGTGTGAGGCCGTTGAGCGATAGCCCTGACAAAATGATGGCAGCCTTATACCTACAAGTCAGTATAATTAGCCAGGCTCTAATCTTCGTCACAAGGTCCCGCAGCTGGTCTTTTGTTGAAAGACCTGGTCTTCTCCTACTAGGTGCATTTTTTATTGCTCAGTTG GTGGCAACTTTTATAGCAGTATATGCTAACTGGAGCTTTGCACGAATAAAGGGAATGGGATGGGGTTGGGCTGGTGTAATCTGGCTCTACAGTGTGGTAACCTATATCCCTCTTGATTTACTCAAATTCGCAATCCGCTATATTCTAAGTGGGAAGGCTTGGGATAATCTTTTGGAGAACAAg ACTGCTTTCACTACAAAGAAAGACTATGGTAAAGAAGAGAGGGAAGCTCAATGGGCGGCTGCACAGAGGACACTTCACGGTCTTCAGCCTCCGGAAACTTCCAACCTTTTCAATGACAAAAATAGCTACAGGGAGCTTTCAGAGATTGCTGAACAAGCCAAGAGACGTGCCGAAGTTGCAAG GCTTAGGGAGCTTCATACTCTAAAGGGACATGTTGAGTCAGTGGTGAAGCTGAAGGGGCTGGACATTGACACGATTCAGCAGCACTATACAGTTTAA